In Desulfovibrio aminophilus, a genomic segment contains:
- a CDS encoding methyl-accepting chemotaxis protein → MNIRDSINAKLTLLVALIATAAFVGVLLQNSLAQRSLMSATIKTSAAEMADVLFQGIEKPMVVGDSEGTTQEFRAIKEKFPLVAAYMTAFDGSVTYSTDEAILRRPVAEALPDAAIRPLLERGLKQPIRESTFLDSGGRHRVARVISIPNAPRCHHCHGASQPILGQMVLLSDVSAEWAAMNRQALTSAASGAVGLILLIAASVVAIRRILISRFKSIASSAGKVSSGDFTVRFDVKGSDELAKLAGDLGSMVGQLKNKLGFSEGVLKGIPTPCLLVGPEGTILWLNQLICDFLEKPGPLEQYVGQKPGVFLWNDSVRVTLAEKAIKERRPLTGEREFTTPSGRRGYSSAHATPFFDMDGELLGAIYFWSDVTEIRTQQKRIEAQHAMLAQAAARADEISDRLATAAAQLSAQIEEASAGSSHQRERTQETAAAIEQMNATVLEVARNAADAAGNADQARERAHQGEEVAGKAVAAIEAVREETVRMGESLHALGDQVEDIGKVIEIITDIADQTNLLALNAAIEAARAGEAGRGFAVVADEVRKLAEKTMNATKEVHSAIAGIQDSSRSNITLMDRAGKDVQSGAELVRRAGDSLKSIVEVSVGTADRVRSIATAAEEQSAASEQITRSVDEINHIAEDTAHTMTQSAEATAEVARMASALKTVIADMRTAGEDE, encoded by the coding sequence ATGAACATCCGCGATTCCATCAACGCCAAGCTGACCCTGCTCGTGGCCCTCATCGCCACCGCCGCCTTCGTCGGCGTCCTGCTCCAGAACTCCCTGGCCCAGCGCTCGCTCATGTCCGCCACCATCAAGACCTCGGCCGCCGAAATGGCCGACGTGCTCTTCCAGGGCATCGAAAAGCCCATGGTCGTGGGCGACAGCGAGGGCACCACCCAGGAATTCCGGGCCATCAAGGAAAAATTCCCCCTCGTGGCGGCCTACATGACCGCCTTTGACGGCAGCGTGACCTACAGCACGGACGAGGCGATCCTGCGCCGCCCCGTGGCCGAGGCCCTGCCCGACGCCGCCATCCGCCCCCTGCTGGAGCGCGGCCTCAAGCAGCCCATCCGCGAGTCCACCTTCCTGGACAGCGGCGGCAGACACCGCGTGGCCCGGGTCATCTCCATCCCCAACGCCCCGCGCTGCCACCACTGCCACGGCGCGAGCCAGCCCATCCTGGGCCAGATGGTCCTGCTCTCCGACGTGAGCGCGGAATGGGCGGCCATGAACCGCCAGGCCCTGACCTCCGCCGCCAGCGGCGCGGTGGGCCTGATCCTCCTCATCGCCGCATCCGTGGTGGCCATCCGCCGCATCCTCATCTCCCGCTTCAAGTCCATCGCCTCCTCCGCGGGCAAGGTCAGCTCCGGCGACTTCACCGTCCGCTTCGACGTCAAGGGCTCCGACGAACTGGCCAAGCTGGCCGGAGACCTCGGCTCCATGGTCGGCCAGCTCAAGAACAAGCTCGGCTTCTCCGAGGGCGTGCTCAAGGGCATCCCCACCCCCTGCCTCCTCGTGGGGCCCGAGGGGACCATCCTCTGGCTCAACCAGCTCATCTGCGACTTCCTGGAAAAGCCCGGCCCGCTGGAGCAGTACGTGGGCCAGAAGCCCGGCGTGTTCCTCTGGAACGACTCCGTGCGCGTGACCCTGGCCGAAAAGGCCATCAAGGAACGCCGCCCGCTCACCGGCGAACGCGAGTTCACCACCCCCTCGGGCAGGCGCGGCTACTCCAGCGCCCACGCCACCCCGTTCTTCGACATGGACGGCGAGCTCCTGGGCGCGATCTACTTCTGGAGCGACGTCACCGAAATCCGCACCCAGCAGAAGCGCATCGAGGCCCAGCACGCCATGCTGGCCCAGGCCGCCGCGCGCGCCGACGAGATCTCCGACCGGCTGGCCACCGCCGCCGCCCAGCTTTCGGCCCAGATCGAGGAGGCCAGCGCGGGCTCCAGCCACCAGCGCGAACGCACCCAGGAGACCGCCGCGGCCATCGAACAGATGAACGCCACGGTCCTGGAGGTGGCCCGCAACGCCGCCGACGCCGCGGGCAACGCCGATCAGGCCCGCGAACGCGCCCACCAGGGCGAGGAGGTGGCCGGCAAGGCCGTGGCCGCCATCGAGGCCGTGCGCGAAGAAACCGTCCGCATGGGCGAAAGCCTGCACGCCCTCGGCGACCAGGTGGAGGACATCGGCAAGGTCATCGAAATCATCACCGACATCGCGGACCAGACCAACCTCCTGGCCCTGAACGCGGCCATCGAGGCCGCCCGCGCGGGCGAGGCCGGACGCGGTTTCGCGGTCGTGGCCGACGAGGTCCGCAAGCTGGCCGAAAAGACCATGAACGCCACCAAGGAAGTCCACTCGGCCATCGCCGGAATCCAGGACAGCTCGCGCTCGAACATCACGCTCATGGACCGCGCGGGCAAGGACGTGCAGAGCGGGGCCGAACTCGTGCGCCGCGCGGGCGATTCCCTCAAGTCCATCGTCGAGGTCTCCGTCGGCACCGCCGACCGCGTCCGCTCCATCGCCACCGCCGCCGAGGAGCAGTCCGCCGCCAGCGAACAGATCACCCGCTCCGTGGACGAAATCAACCACATCGCGGAAGACACCGCCCACACCATGACCCAGTCCGCCGAAGCCACCGCCGAGGTCGCCCGCATGGCCTCGGCCCTCAAGACCGTCATCGCGGACATGCGCACGGCGGGAGAAGACGAATAA